TCGCCCTGCCGGGTCTGAGCGGATTCGTTCCGGAGTGGATGGTGCTCACCGGCACCTTCTCGCAGTCCGTGCCACTGGGCGTGGTGGCAGTGTGCGGCGTCGTCATCGCCGCCGTCTATGTGTTGCTGCCCTATCAGCGCGTCTTCACCGGGGCGCCGGCACAACAGCGTATGGGCAGTGCCGACTTGGACGGGCGGGAGAAGCTCGTGCTGGTTCCGGTCATCGCCGCGATGCTTGCACTCGGGTTGGCGCCGGCCACCTTGACCGACGCCTTCGAGGACCTCGCCGCCCAGGTCGCCTCCACGCTGGATGATGCGGCCGATGCGACCCCGGCCCAGGCCACCGCCGCCGTCACCCCGACCGACTCCGCCGTCGTGATCGCAGAAGGGAACACCAAGTGAGTTTCACCGCCCCGGTCATCGAATGGGCCGGCCTCACACCCGTACTGATCATCCTGGGTGCGGGCGTCATCAGCGTCCTCGCGGAAGCCCTCGTGCCCCGCGCAGCCCGGCCGTTCACCCAGACGCTGCTGAGTGTCCTGGCCGTTCTCGGCTCCGCCGTCGCACTAGCACGACGTTGGAAGGTTGTCGTCCTGGAGGGTACATGGCAGGAACTCACCGGCGGTGTGGTCGAGGACCCCTTCGGCGTCGCCGCCCAGACCATCCTGCTGGCCGTCGGCCTGCTGGCGATCCTGGTCATGGCCGACCGCACGACCGCCGACGACGGCGCCTTCGCCGCTCAGGCCGCCGACCGTCCTGGGAGCGCCGAGGAGGCCGAGTCGATCCACGCCGGCTGGATCGCCACCGAGATGTTCCCGCTCACCCTGTTCTCGCTGGGCGGCATGATGCTGTTTCCGATGGCAAACGACATGATCACCCTGTTCGTTGCACTCGAACTGGTTTCCCTCCCGCTGTACATCATGGCGGCCATGGCTCGCCACCGCCGCCTGCTCAGCCAGGAGGCGGCAATGAAGTACTTCGTGCTGGGTGCCTTCTCCTCCGCCTTCCTGCTCATGGGCGCCGCCCTTCTGTACGGCGTGTCCGCCTCGGTGTCCTACAGGGAAATCGCCAATGCCGTTGTCAGAGGGGGATTGGAGGGCACGGACTGGCTGTCCCTGGCAGGAGTTGCTCTGGTCACCATCGGTCTGCTGTTCAAGACCGCCGCCGCGCCGTTCCATGCTTGGAGTCCGGATGTCTACCAGGGTGCGCCCACCCCGGTGACAGGTTTCATGGCGGCCGGTGTGAAGGCCACAGCCTTCCTCGCACTGGGGCGCTTCTATTACGTGATCGGTGTGACGCTCTACCGGGATATGACTCCATTACTTGGGGCCGTAGCAATTTTGACCATGGTGGTGGGCACAGTCGCCGGTGTGGTGCAGACCGATGTCAAGCGCATGCTGGCCTACTCGGCTATTGCCCACGCCGGCTACATGCTCATTGCTGTCATGGTACCCAATAGCGTGGGCATGAGCGCTCTGCTGCTGTATGCGCTGACCTACGGTGTCGCCACTGTGGGCGCCTTCGGCGTGGTCACCCTGGTGCGTTCCAGCCACGACGGGATCCCCGGCGCCGAAGCCACCGACCTGGATGCCTTCGCGGGCCTGGGACGGCGCAGCCCCTGGCTGGCCGGCGCCATGACCCTATTTATGCTGTCATTTGCCGGCATCCCGCTGACCGCCGGGTTCGTGGCGAAGTTCGAAGTGTTCATCGTCGGCATTGCGGGCGGAGCGACCTGGCTGGTCGTCGCTGCCATAATCAGTTCGGTGGCGACCGCGTTCTTCTACATGCGACTGGTCGTGCTCATGTTCTTCCGCGAGGCGGAGGATGAGCGGGTCACCGTCGTCGCCTCAATGGGGCCGACTGCCCTGACGATCGGCCTGGCCGCCGCAGTCACGGTGCTTGTCGGCGTCCTGCCGCAGACAGTGGCTGCTATGTTGGCCAACGCCGCTATGCTCATGCCGTGATTGGAACGCTGTCCCTCAACCTGCCGCAGTTTGAAGACCGGATGATCCCGGCCCTTGACGCCGTTGAGAGTCGGCTGCTCGAGGTCGTCTCCAATGCCGACGAGACCATCAATCCACCTACCTCCCACCTGGCTGCTGCGGGCGGCAAGCGGCTGCGGCCGATGTTGACGTTGTTGACCGCCCAGTTGGGCGACCCCGGGTTGGCTACCGGTGAGCTGGTGCGAGACGCCGGCGTCGCCGTCGAACTGACCCATATCGCCACGCTCTACCATGATGACGTCATGGACGAGGCGCCCCTGCGGCGCGGTGCCCCAAGCGCACAGACCGTGTGGGGCAATTCGGCGGCGATCCTCACCGGGGATGTGCTGGTGGCCCGTGCCTCCCAGTTGGTGGCCGCCCTCGGGCCGCGTGCCGTACTGGCTCATGCCAAGACCTTCGAGCGACTGTGCATGGGGCAGCTGCACGAGACGCTGCCGCGGCCTGCTGGCACGGATCCGGTTGAGCACTACCTGCAAGTGCTTGCCGACAAGACCGGCTCCCTGATTGCCGTATCTGCCCGCTATGGAGCCATGCTCACCCACGCCGGGGCGGCGACCGAGGCGATCGTGGAGACCTTCGGGGAGAAGATCGGGGTGGCCTTCCAGCTCGCCGACGACTGCATCGACTTGACCTCTGACGCCGCCACTACCGGCAAGACTCCCGGTACGGACCTGCGGGAAGCCGTGGACACCATGCCGGTGCTGCTGCTGCGGCAGGCGCTTGCCGCCGGCGAGCTAGATGCCGCCGGACAGTCGATCCTGGCTACCCTCTCGGGCGCCGACTTGTCCGACGATGCGGTGCTGGCGGAAGTCGTGGACCAACTGCGTGTCCACCCGGTGCTTGCCCGCACCCGGAAGATGGCGATGGATTGGGCGGACCAGGCCGTTGCGGCGCTGGTCGGCCTGGAGGAAGCGGTTATGGAGGGTACCAGGAATCGCCTGGACGCCGCGGGCGTGACCGGGGCTGCGCGCGAGAACGCCCTTGCCGACGCCAGGGAGCGGGTGACGCTGGTGCGCGACGGGATGGTGCAGTTTGCTCAGCTGTTGGTAGACCGCGCCGCCTGACCCGTCACCCGCTTCGCCCCGCTCTGCCGAGTTCGGTCGGAGTTACTGCCGAGTTCGGTCGAGGTTACTGCCGAGTTCGGTCGGAGTTACTGCCGAGTTCGGTCGTGGCCAGATCCAATTTGTGGCGGGGTAGAAGCTGCCGCCGCATGCCGGGCCCGAGGCCGTGACCGCCATGGGCTATCCCAGTCCGGCGACGGCGCCCTCATCCAGCAGCTCGCCGGTGGTGACCGAGGTCAGCTCGACGCCGACGCTTCCGGTTCCGTCCGCCTTCGCGTCGGGCTCGTGCCATTTTGGTGACATGACGGTCGGGATCGGGGCTTTTCGTTGTTGTGGCGCGGATGGGTTGGTGGTTGTGGGCACTAATCCGGTGGGCGGTAGGGTGTGAGCCCGTATGTTCGTAAGGTGCGTACAGCATCGGGCGCTACGGCGGTGCAGATCGTGGCTAAGGAGCACGGTGTGCGCCGGATGGTGGAGCACCTGGTTTCGGCCCACGGGTGAGGCGGAGCTGATGGCCCTGGTTCAGGCGGGGCGGGAGAAGACCCGGTGCAGTTCAGGGCTCCCGATATGCCCATGGGCAGTGCTGCCCGGCGCCCTGGTACTGAGGCCGGCACCAATGACACACCCGGGCTGGTAGGACATTGTGCACCGGGAGGAGGCGATCAGGTCAGCCAA
This genomic stretch from Actinomyces qiguomingii harbors:
- the nuoN gene encoding NADH-quinone oxidoreductase subunit NuoN; translated protein: MSFTAPVIEWAGLTPVLIILGAGVISVLAEALVPRAARPFTQTLLSVLAVLGSAVALARRWKVVVLEGTWQELTGGVVEDPFGVAAQTILLAVGLLAILVMADRTTADDGAFAAQAADRPGSAEEAESIHAGWIATEMFPLTLFSLGGMMLFPMANDMITLFVALELVSLPLYIMAAMARHRRLLSQEAAMKYFVLGAFSSAFLLMGAALLYGVSASVSYREIANAVVRGGLEGTDWLSLAGVALVTIGLLFKTAAAPFHAWSPDVYQGAPTPVTGFMAAGVKATAFLALGRFYYVIGVTLYRDMTPLLGAVAILTMVVGTVAGVVQTDVKRMLAYSAIAHAGYMLIAVMVPNSVGMSALLLYALTYGVATVGAFGVVTLVRSSHDGIPGAEATDLDAFAGLGRRSPWLAGAMTLFMLSFAGIPLTAGFVAKFEVFIVGIAGGATWLVVAAIISSVATAFFYMRLVVLMFFREAEDERVTVVASMGPTALTIGLAAAVTVLVGVLPQTVAAMLANAAMLMP
- a CDS encoding polyprenyl synthetase family protein, coding for MIGTLSLNLPQFEDRMIPALDAVESRLLEVVSNADETINPPTSHLAAAGGKRLRPMLTLLTAQLGDPGLATGELVRDAGVAVELTHIATLYHDDVMDEAPLRRGAPSAQTVWGNSAAILTGDVLVARASQLVAALGPRAVLAHAKTFERLCMGQLHETLPRPAGTDPVEHYLQVLADKTGSLIAVSARYGAMLTHAGAATEAIVETFGEKIGVAFQLADDCIDLTSDAATTGKTPGTDLREAVDTMPVLLLRQALAAGELDAAGQSILATLSGADLSDDAVLAEVVDQLRVHPVLARTRKMAMDWADQAVAALVGLEEAVMEGTRNRLDAAGVTGAARENALADARERVTLVRDGMVQFAQLLVDRAA